The Streptomyces sp. NBC_00224 genome has a window encoding:
- a CDS encoding RICIN domain-containing protein translates to MAAEFLTHGTYAIKNAAYQDRVIDVRDARSEPNTPIIGYSYHKGENQQWEVEQFPGNVYQLRSKLITVGGTPIFFAQSTIRVYPPMIATQPYPQQWSIEPVGDGLFRIHFPYMDGVATLPDEREKAQLIIAPWEGLENQKWRFENV, encoded by the coding sequence ATGGCAGCCGAGTTCCTTACCCACGGCACGTACGCCATCAAGAACGCCGCGTACCAGGACCGCGTGATCGACGTGCGCGACGCCCGCTCCGAGCCCAACACGCCCATCATCGGCTACAGCTACCACAAGGGCGAGAACCAGCAGTGGGAGGTCGAGCAGTTCCCCGGCAACGTCTACCAGCTCCGGAGCAAGCTCATCACCGTCGGTGGCACCCCGATCTTCTTCGCGCAGAGCACCATCAGGGTCTACCCGCCGATGATCGCCACGCAGCCGTACCCCCAGCAGTGGTCGATCGAGCCGGTCGGCGACGGCCTGTTCCGGATCCACTTCCCGTACATGGACGGCGTGGCAACGCTGCCTGACGAGAGGGAGAAGGCGCAGCTCATCATCGCGCCCTGGGAAGGCCTCGAAAACCAGAAGTGGCGTTTCGAGAACGTCTGA
- a CDS encoding DUF397 domain-containing protein, with the protein MSTEQLHWFKSSYSSGEGGACIEIATHPSAIHIRDSKNNRTGGPEITVLPSAWAAFVSYATR; encoded by the coding sequence ATGAGCACCGAGCAACTCCACTGGTTCAAGAGCAGCTACAGCAGCGGCGAAGGCGGCGCGTGCATCGAGATCGCGACCCACCCCTCCGCAATCCACATCCGCGACTCCAAGAACAACCGCACCGGCGGCCCGGAAATTACCGTACTCCCGTCCGCCTGGGCCGCATTCGTCTCGTACGCCACTCGGTAA
- a CDS encoding helix-turn-helix transcriptional regulator has protein sequence MEEEEDITSDLFTAVGEQMKLLRVRAGLTQREFGRIVGYTESQISAMERGVRITQPDFLDKADDVLNADGLLIAAKKSIERAQAKSRVRHPGWFRDYAKTEAEAVAIHDYSTQAVPGLLQTEEYARAIFTHRRPLLDEATIEKRVADRMARQQLFERWPAPTSSFVLEESVLRRPTGGRDVQTNQLRQLLRIGRLRTVELQVMPLDRDDHPSQDGSFILLTPKGRQQVAYIEIYGHPRLITDPHEVAVFSDRYGIIRAQALTPRESLSLIEKMLGER, from the coding sequence ATGGAGGAGGAAGAGGACATCACCTCGGACCTGTTCACCGCCGTGGGCGAGCAGATGAAGCTGCTGCGCGTCCGGGCCGGGCTGACGCAGCGGGAGTTCGGCCGCATCGTCGGGTACACGGAGAGCCAGATCTCCGCGATGGAGCGGGGCGTACGGATCACACAGCCGGACTTCCTCGACAAGGCGGACGACGTCCTGAACGCGGATGGGTTGCTGATCGCGGCGAAGAAGTCGATCGAGCGGGCCCAGGCGAAGTCCCGGGTGCGGCATCCGGGTTGGTTCCGGGATTACGCCAAGACCGAGGCTGAGGCCGTCGCCATCCACGACTACAGCACGCAAGCGGTGCCGGGCCTGCTCCAGACCGAGGAGTACGCGCGGGCGATCTTCACCCACCGTCGGCCGCTGCTGGACGAGGCGACCATCGAGAAACGGGTGGCGGACCGAATGGCCCGGCAGCAGCTCTTCGAGCGTTGGCCCGCACCTACGTCCAGCTTCGTGCTGGAAGAGTCGGTACTACGCCGCCCGACAGGAGGGCGGGACGTCCAGACAAACCAGTTGCGACAACTCCTGCGCATCGGGAGGCTGCGAACCGTAGAGCTCCAGGTGATGCCGCTGGATCGGGATGACCACCCCAGCCAGGACGGCTCGTTCATCCTGCTGACCCCCAAGGGGCGGCAGCAGGTCGCGTACATCGAGATCTACGGACACCCCCGGTTGATCACCGATCCTCACGAGGTCGCCGTCTTCAGCGACCGCTATGGGATCATCCGGGCGCAGGCTCTCACGCCACGGGAGTCTCTGTCCCTGATCGAGAAGATGCTGGGGGAACGATGA
- a CDS encoding ATP-binding protein, with protein sequence MNPQITTPTVEFARWFSSTRRGARLARILALGQLDAWGVPHGSEGSDAAALIVAELAANAVLHGRVPGEDFELRLALGTVLRIEVTDTRADRLPRRPEPAGDAESGRGLLLVEALAKAWGVDGRGPEKTVWAEVDVRGA encoded by the coding sequence ATGAATCCCCAAATCACCACCCCCACGGTCGAGTTCGCGCGGTGGTTCAGCAGTACGCGCCGGGGCGCCCGCCTCGCCCGGATCCTCGCGCTCGGGCAGCTCGACGCCTGGGGCGTGCCGCACGGCAGCGAGGGGTCCGACGCCGCCGCCCTGATCGTGGCCGAGCTGGCGGCGAACGCCGTGCTCCACGGACGCGTGCCGGGCGAGGACTTCGAACTCCGGCTCGCACTCGGCACGGTACTCCGCATCGAGGTGACGGACACCAGGGCCGACCGGCTCCCGCGCCGCCCGGAACCCGCCGGGGACGCTGAGAGCGGACGGGGCCTGCTGCTGGTCGAGGCGCTGGCGAAGGCGTGGGGGGTGGACGGGCGGGGGCCGGAGAAGACGGTGTGGGCGGAGGTGGATGTGCGGGGTGCCTAG
- a CDS encoding putative ATP-grasp-modified RiPP: MTTLVPETPWALRLVTDRLPAGPPAYARVELDEATQTARYTDAAGQVVEMGKHGTSRTSGTATVSGGGDGQQPQPQTQDDNTTDYESD; this comes from the coding sequence ATGACGACGCTCGTACCCGAGACGCCGTGGGCGCTGCGGCTGGTCACCGACCGGCTACCGGCGGGTCCGCCCGCCTACGCGCGTGTGGAGCTGGATGAGGCCACGCAGACCGCCCGCTACACCGACGCTGCCGGGCAGGTGGTGGAGATGGGCAAGCACGGCACGTCCAGGACATCTGGCACTGCGACCGTGTCCGGCGGCGGGGACGGGCAGCAGCCCCAACCCCAGACCCAGGACGACAACACCACCGACTACGAATCGGACTGA
- a CDS encoding MvdC/MvdD family ATP grasp protein, with amino-acid sequence MPSTVLVVTSLEDVTADWVIEALNEREVPVVRVDPADIGAGFSFAARIDADAPVWSGWLRTGSREVEWEEVAAVYYRRPTPYAVRFGHLPSQQRDFATAEARHGLGGVLNHLPGVLYVNDPAAVARADFKPSQLMRFVELGLTIPPTLVTNAVEDARKFAAEHDSVIYKSFRGLPPGEDGHTGAIWAQRVDPGAFDDSLTVTAHLFQAEVPKAIAVALHDYLASFGLVFGCFDFALTGDSRMPESWTALECNPNGQWGWLPDADAITEAFADILSRKESDHGHARRP; translated from the coding sequence ATGCCCTCCACTGTCTTGGTCGTCACGTCGTTGGAGGACGTCACCGCGGACTGGGTCATCGAGGCACTGAACGAGCGTGAGGTGCCCGTGGTCCGAGTCGATCCCGCCGACATCGGTGCGGGGTTCTCCTTCGCGGCCCGCATCGATGCGGACGCGCCCGTCTGGAGTGGATGGTTGCGCACGGGCAGCCGGGAGGTGGAGTGGGAGGAGGTAGCGGCGGTGTACTACCGCCGCCCAACCCCGTACGCCGTTCGGTTCGGGCATCTGCCGTCTCAACAAAGAGACTTTGCCACTGCCGAGGCCCGTCACGGACTCGGCGGCGTACTGAACCACCTGCCCGGAGTGCTGTACGTCAACGACCCCGCCGCCGTTGCCCGTGCCGACTTCAAGCCCAGCCAGCTGATGCGATTCGTCGAACTGGGCCTGACGATCCCGCCGACGCTGGTCACCAATGCCGTCGAGGACGCACGGAAGTTCGCTGCCGAGCACGACTCGGTCATCTACAAGAGCTTTCGCGGGCTGCCCCCGGGTGAGGACGGCCACACCGGGGCCATCTGGGCCCAACGCGTCGATCCCGGCGCGTTCGACGACTCCCTGACCGTCACCGCGCACCTGTTCCAGGCCGAGGTCCCCAAAGCCATCGCGGTCGCGCTGCACGACTATCTGGCCTCGTTCGGGCTGGTCTTCGGTTGCTTCGACTTCGCCCTGACGGGTGACTCGCGCATGCCCGAAAGCTGGACGGCCCTTGAGTGCAATCCGAACGGCCAGTGGGGTTGGCTCCCCGACGCGGACGCCATCACTGAGGCGTTCGCCGACATCCTGAGCAGAAAGGAGTCGGACCATGGCCACGCCCGCCGACCCTGA
- the tgmC gene encoding ATP-grasp peptide maturase system methyltransferase codes for MATPADPEPDDVRLREAMANTLAEEGILADPTWRTAVSTVPRHRFVPGFYLPADERDANGLGIWKPVTAELDHRRWLAAAYSDTTLITQFDGEEPDWEAPATRRGGAPTSSSTLPSLVVRMWTDADVQKGHTVLEIGTGMGYSTALVCERLGSAAITSIEVDNRRLENAANALYGCGYTPTLAVADGLYGYWPEAPFDRIVAACSFRAVPPALLAQTRPGGKILLTLSGWLYGYARVLLTVGRDGDAEGQLLGGTVSFMSARTHAAPAFGNPAHWAAGLPERARLSRHAPERITAATDEAFHLRFLAQCAVPDAQMVTVGEVVHLVDAVTGSAATLTPDRVGWTVREGGPVSLWARIETVLSAYDAAGRPEPETFRLHVHDTDQRLRHPRMPGLALSAP; via the coding sequence ATGGCCACGCCCGCCGACCCTGAGCCCGACGACGTGCGCCTGCGCGAGGCCATGGCCAACACCCTGGCCGAGGAAGGCATCCTCGCCGACCCCACCTGGCGAACCGCCGTTTCGACGGTGCCCCGACACCGTTTCGTGCCCGGCTTCTACCTGCCCGCCGACGAGCGCGACGCGAACGGGCTCGGCATCTGGAAGCCGGTCACTGCCGAACTCGATCACCGCCGGTGGCTGGCTGCGGCCTACTCCGACACCACGCTCATCACGCAGTTCGACGGGGAGGAACCCGACTGGGAGGCCCCTGCCACCCGGCGCGGAGGCGCACCGACGTCCTCCTCCACGCTGCCGTCGCTAGTGGTCCGGATGTGGACCGATGCGGACGTGCAGAAGGGGCACACAGTCCTGGAGATCGGTACCGGTATGGGCTACTCCACCGCGCTGGTCTGCGAACGACTCGGCTCCGCCGCGATCACCAGCATCGAGGTGGACAACCGGCGATTGGAGAACGCCGCGAACGCGCTTTACGGGTGCGGCTACACGCCCACCCTGGCGGTGGCGGACGGGCTGTACGGCTACTGGCCCGAAGCTCCCTTCGACCGGATCGTGGCCGCCTGCTCCTTCCGGGCCGTACCGCCCGCTCTGCTCGCCCAGACCAGACCTGGAGGAAAGATCCTGCTGACCCTCAGCGGCTGGCTCTACGGGTACGCGAGGGTGCTGCTCACCGTCGGCCGTGACGGCGACGCCGAGGGGCAACTGCTGGGCGGCACGGTCTCGTTCATGTCCGCGCGCACCCACGCGGCGCCGGCGTTCGGCAACCCCGCCCACTGGGCCGCAGGGCTTCCGGAGCGTGCACGACTCTCGCGGCATGCCCCCGAGCGGATCACCGCTGCCACCGATGAGGCGTTCCACCTGAGGTTCCTGGCCCAATGCGCTGTGCCCGATGCGCAGATGGTGACCGTTGGTGAGGTGGTGCACTTGGTCGATGCGGTGACGGGATCCGCCGCCACGCTCACCCCCGACAGGGTCGGCTGGACGGTGCGCGAGGGCGGGCCGGTCAGCCTCTGGGCGCGGATCGAGACCGTGCTCAGTGCCTATGACGCTGCGGGCCGACCGGAGCCGGAGACCTTCCGGCTGCACGTCCACGACACCGACCAGCGTCTGCGGCACCCCCGGATGCCCGGCCTTGCGCTCTCGGCCCCGTGA
- a CDS encoding GlxA family transcriptional regulator codes for MLAVGIVSEVFGPHGEALPGFDFALCADRPGPVPTDLGVPLAIAHGLDRLAAADLVIALPGAEFRTPPPPAVLDALSAAHERGALVAAHCVGTFALAAAGLLDGRRATTHWRFADLLARRHPDVTVEPEALYIDEGQVITGAGAAAGFDLCLHLLRREHGAAVANAVARDMVLPSHREGGQAQYLAAPVPEDCQDERLSEVLAWARAHLHEPLPVAELARRALMSKRSFARRFTAATGTTPHAWLRGLRLSGAEELLETTDLPVEEIARRVGYGSAAVLREQFVRRRGVPPRSYRRSFTSSP; via the coding sequence ATGCTCGCCGTCGGCATCGTGAGCGAGGTGTTCGGACCGCACGGGGAGGCGCTGCCCGGCTTCGACTTCGCCCTGTGCGCCGACCGGCCCGGGCCCGTCCCCACCGACCTCGGCGTCCCGCTCGCCATCGCGCACGGCCTGGACCGGCTCGCCGCCGCGGATCTGGTGATCGCCCTGCCGGGGGCGGAGTTCCGTACGCCGCCCCCTCCCGCCGTGCTCGACGCGCTCTCGGCCGCACACGAGCGCGGCGCACTCGTCGCGGCCCACTGCGTCGGCACCTTCGCGCTCGCCGCCGCCGGACTGCTCGACGGCCGACGGGCCACCACCCACTGGCGGTTCGCCGACCTGCTGGCCCGCCGCCACCCGGATGTCACCGTCGAGCCCGAGGCCCTCTACATCGACGAGGGGCAGGTGATCACGGGCGCCGGAGCCGCTGCCGGCTTCGACCTCTGTCTGCACCTGCTGCGGCGGGAGCACGGAGCCGCGGTGGCCAACGCCGTCGCCCGGGACATGGTCCTGCCCTCCCACCGCGAGGGCGGGCAGGCCCAGTACCTGGCCGCCCCCGTCCCCGAGGACTGCCAGGACGAGCGGCTCTCCGAAGTCCTCGCCTGGGCCCGCGCCCACCTCCACGAACCGCTTCCCGTCGCGGAGTTGGCCCGGCGCGCCCTGATGAGCAAACGCTCCTTCGCCCGCCGCTTCACCGCCGCCACCGGCACCACCCCGCACGCCTGGCTGCGCGGCCTGCGCCTCAGCGGCGCCGAGGAGCTCCTGGAGACCACGGACCTGCCCGTCGAGGAGATCGCCCGCCGGGTCGGCTACGGAAGCGCCGCCGTGCTGCGCGAACAGTTCGTACGGCGCCGGGGAGTACCACCCCGCTCCTACCGCCGCTCGTTCACGAGCTCGCCGTAG
- a CDS encoding MBL fold metallo-hydrolase, with amino-acid sequence MTDAPLGRSAKYTILTTGYVGSTGPGVAATVSYVRDGDRHVVFDPGMVASRDDILGPLAELGLGPDDITDVVLSHHHPDNTMNVGLFGRARVHDHKVEYLGDQWRNRDAEGYELTPSLRLIRTPGHSPEDITLLAGTDSGVVAFAGDLWWHAEGPADDPVAPDREVLRVSRGRVLAVADVIVPGHGGPFAPSDAVPR; translated from the coding sequence ATGACAGACGCACCGCTCGGCCGCAGCGCCAAGTACACGATCCTGACCACCGGTTACGTCGGCTCCACCGGCCCCGGGGTCGCCGCCACCGTCTCGTACGTGAGGGACGGCGACCGGCACGTGGTCTTCGACCCGGGCATGGTGGCGAGCCGCGACGACATCCTCGGCCCGCTCGCGGAACTGGGGCTCGGCCCCGACGACATCACCGACGTGGTGCTCAGCCACCACCACCCGGACAACACCATGAACGTGGGCCTGTTCGGCCGGGCCCGGGTGCACGACCACAAGGTGGAGTACCTCGGCGACCAGTGGCGCAACCGGGACGCGGAGGGCTACGAACTCACCCCCTCGCTGCGGCTGATCCGCACCCCGGGGCACAGCCCCGAGGACATCACGCTGCTGGCGGGCACGGACTCGGGTGTGGTGGCGTTCGCGGGCGACCTGTGGTGGCACGCGGAGGGCCCGGCGGACGACCCGGTGGCCCCGGACCGCGAGGTGCTGCGGGTCTCGCGGGGGCGGGTGCTGGCGGTGGCGGATGTGATCGTGCCGGGGCACGGCGGGCCGTTCGCGCCGTCCGATGCGGTGCCGCGCTAG
- a CDS encoding alpha/beta hydrolase, giving the protein MPMDPEIAALLKQFGVDGPPPETPPTVEEMRAGNRMLSLAVAPDPPLPVGAVTDDRVAGVPVRVYRPEASHPAPTVVFFHGGGYIVGDLDTHDGVCRRMCRDLGTVVVSVGYRLAPEFPFPAGFDDCVAVTSHVAESLAEYGGGVLAVAGDSAGGGLAAAVALAFRDEGRPLAAQFLAYPCVDMSRQRTHPSRTENATGYLLTTAEVENDIRLYLGEQPAAADFPPASPLLATSHEGLPPAVIGCGECDPLRDEGLAYADALIAAAVPVRRHRYPGLVHGFLNFDTKSKAVDTAVTQMLTEFGELLRTVG; this is encoded by the coding sequence ATGCCCATGGACCCTGAGATCGCAGCCCTGCTGAAGCAGTTCGGGGTCGACGGCCCGCCGCCCGAGACCCCGCCCACCGTCGAGGAGATGCGCGCGGGCAACCGGATGCTCTCGCTCGCGGTGGCTCCGGACCCGCCGCTTCCGGTGGGTGCGGTGACGGACGACCGCGTCGCGGGCGTCCCCGTCCGCGTCTACCGCCCCGAGGCGTCGCACCCCGCCCCCACCGTCGTCTTCTTCCACGGCGGCGGCTACATCGTCGGGGACCTGGACACCCACGACGGGGTCTGCCGCCGGATGTGCCGGGACCTGGGCACGGTCGTGGTGAGCGTCGGGTACCGGCTCGCCCCCGAGTTCCCCTTCCCCGCCGGGTTCGACGACTGTGTGGCGGTGACCAGCCATGTCGCGGAGTCGCTCGCGGAGTACGGCGGTGGGGTGCTGGCCGTGGCGGGCGACAGCGCGGGCGGCGGGCTCGCGGCCGCCGTGGCCCTCGCCTTCCGGGATGAAGGGCGTCCGCTGGCCGCCCAGTTCCTCGCGTACCCGTGCGTGGACATGAGCCGCCAACGCACCCACCCCTCCCGCACCGAGAACGCGACCGGGTACCTCCTCACCACCGCCGAGGTCGAGAACGACATCCGCCTCTACCTCGGCGAGCAGCCCGCCGCCGCCGACTTCCCCCCGGCCTCCCCGCTCCTGGCCACCAGCCACGAGGGCCTGCCCCCGGCGGTGATCGGCTGCGGCGAGTGCGACCCGCTGCGCGACGAGGGCCTGGCGTACGCGGACGCGCTCATCGCGGCCGCCGTCCCGGTCCGCAGACACCGCTACCCCGGCCTCGTCCACGGCTTCCTCAACTTCGACACGAAGTCGAAGGCGGTGGACACCGCGGTGACGCAGATGCTGACGGAGTTCGGTGAGCTCCTGCGGACCGTCGGCTGA
- a CDS encoding lipase family protein: protein MPITPITPIRTAVAGALAAGLLASAATPTAFASDSGAAAEPGDVVSSAPTAFHPLPGQWTNTKAWHVTYRSTTAKGAPNTVSGTVIVPNDGRTGPRPLVTYAVGTVGLGDSCAPSAGFPYGTTIEATLINQIVQRGWAVAVTDYEGLGTPGDHTYTVGRAEGTAVLDAARAAQRLGIPGVSADSPVGIMGYSQGGQASSWAAELHKSYAPELKVKGTATGGVPADLMKVAHSNDGGLGSGLIFMAAAGQDAAFPELKLDTYLNTAGKALVDYFKSNCVAVDTAIGSFKKVTDLTVKNPLEQPDWQARLNESRLGTVAPDAPVYLYHGTLDELIPYGVGEGLRSDWCGRGASVSWHALPLLGHIGGVTVGALPAADWLGDRFAGKSAQGNC, encoded by the coding sequence ATGCCCATCACGCCCATCACGCCCATCCGAACCGCAGTCGCCGGTGCGCTCGCCGCCGGGCTGCTCGCCTCCGCAGCCACCCCCACCGCGTTCGCGTCCGACTCCGGTGCCGCCGCCGAGCCCGGGGACGTGGTGAGCTCCGCGCCCACCGCGTTCCACCCGCTGCCCGGCCAGTGGACCAACACCAAGGCCTGGCACGTCACTTACCGCTCCACCACCGCCAAGGGCGCCCCGAACACCGTCTCCGGCACGGTGATCGTGCCCAACGACGGCCGGACCGGCCCGCGCCCGCTCGTGACGTACGCGGTCGGCACGGTGGGCCTGGGCGACTCCTGCGCGCCGAGCGCGGGCTTCCCGTACGGGACGACCATCGAGGCGACCCTCATCAACCAGATCGTGCAGCGCGGCTGGGCGGTCGCGGTGACCGACTACGAGGGGCTGGGCACGCCCGGGGACCACACGTACACGGTCGGCCGGGCCGAGGGCACCGCCGTCCTCGACGCGGCGCGCGCGGCCCAGCGCCTGGGCATCCCGGGAGTCTCCGCCGACTCCCCCGTAGGGATCATGGGGTACTCCCAGGGCGGCCAGGCCAGCAGTTGGGCGGCCGAGCTGCACAAGTCGTACGCGCCGGAGCTGAAGGTCAAGGGCACGGCGACGGGTGGGGTTCCGGCCGATCTGATGAAGGTCGCCCACTCCAACGACGGCGGCCTCGGCTCGGGGCTGATCTTCATGGCGGCGGCGGGCCAGGACGCGGCCTTCCCCGAGCTGAAGCTCGACACGTACCTGAACACGGCGGGCAAGGCGCTGGTCGACTACTTCAAGTCGAACTGCGTGGCCGTCGACACGGCGATCGGCTCCTTCAAGAAGGTCACCGACCTGACGGTCAAGAACCCCCTGGAGCAGCCGGACTGGCAGGCCCGTCTGAACGAATCCCGCCTCGGTACGGTGGCGCCGGACGCGCCGGTGTACCTGTATCACGGGACTCTGGATGAGCTCATTCCGTACGGGGTGGGGGAGGGCCTGCGGTCCGACTGGTGCGGGCGGGGGGCGTCGGTGTCGTGGCACGCACTGCCGTTGCTGGGTCACATCGGTGGGGTGACGGTTGGGGCACTGCCGGCTGCCGACTGGCTGGGGGACCGCTTCGCGGGGAAGTCCGCGCAGGGGAACTGTTAG
- a CDS encoding AraC family transcriptional regulator, giving the protein MGKGTITVHHVRAVLRGAERRGIDTVPLLQSAGIPPLLLGDDRARVTPAQFALLFRALYRATQDEFLGLGSAPSRPGTFAMMCCASLGCRDLGGAMRRGIAFYRLFPGGPELALTAEGPEAVFAVRNDLGGRDEDRFLTECLLIISHRLCSWLVGRRIPLLRASFGYPPPPHKDEYPSLFGCPVRFGDGRTEAVFDARWLTAPLVRDEAALEQMLRRSPFELLSRRAYGTTVAEQVHRDLGRALLASPRLPSLDETAARLALSPATLRRRLQQEDTSFQQLKDAVRRDAAIAGLAEGREPIAELAARLGFSEDTSFHRAFRRWTGTTPGAYRLGQ; this is encoded by the coding sequence ATGGGCAAGGGGACGATCACCGTGCACCATGTGCGCGCCGTGCTGCGCGGCGCCGAGCGGCGTGGCATCGACACCGTGCCGCTCCTCCAGTCCGCCGGCATCCCGCCGCTGCTGCTCGGCGACGACCGGGCGCGGGTCACGCCCGCCCAGTTCGCGCTGCTGTTCCGGGCGCTGTACCGGGCGACCCAGGACGAGTTCCTCGGGCTCGGCTCGGCCCCGAGCCGCCCCGGCACCTTCGCCATGATGTGCTGCGCCTCGCTGGGCTGCCGCGATCTGGGCGGGGCGATGCGGCGCGGGATCGCGTTCTACCGGCTCTTCCCGGGCGGGCCCGAGCTCGCCCTGACGGCCGAAGGGCCGGAGGCCGTCTTCGCCGTACGCAACGACCTCGGCGGGCGGGACGAGGACCGGTTCCTCACCGAGTGCCTGCTGATCATCTCGCACCGGCTGTGCAGCTGGCTGGTGGGCCGCCGCATCCCGCTCCTGCGGGCGTCGTTCGGCTATCCGCCGCCCCCGCACAAGGACGAGTACCCGTCGCTGTTCGGCTGCCCGGTCCGGTTCGGGGACGGGCGTACGGAGGCGGTGTTCGACGCGCGCTGGCTGACCGCGCCGCTCGTACGGGACGAGGCGGCGCTGGAGCAGATGCTGCGGCGCTCACCCTTCGAACTGCTGAGCCGCCGGGCGTACGGGACGACGGTGGCCGAGCAGGTCCACCGCGACCTCGGCCGCGCGCTGCTCGCCTCGCCCCGGCTGCCGTCGCTCGACGAGACGGCGGCCCGGCTCGCCCTCTCCCCGGCCACCCTGCGGCGCCGCCTCCAGCAGGAGGACACCTCGTTCCAGCAGCTCAAGGACGCGGTGCGGCGGGATGCGGCGATCGCGGGCCTTGCCGAGGGGCGCGAGCCGATCGCCGAACTCGCGGCCCGGCTCGGCTTCTCCGAGGACACCTCCTTCCACCGGGCGTTCCGCCGCTGGACGGGCACGACGCCGGGGGCGTATCGGCTGGGCCAGTGA
- a CDS encoding long-chain fatty acid--CoA ligase, with protein MTGSPVRPPTLALFAEWTAERYTSHPALRFRSGNGWTTETYEDLRTTVRHLGRALLSRGLRPGDRIAILAETSPQWTHTHLACLAAGAVVVPIYPTAGEEEVKWVLKDSGARFALYESEEQADRLEALRPELPGLEAVWSLKGRGELRDQPKTARSRTTTHPAQPASLDHLLATANAVRPEDTATLVYTSGTTGPPKGCRLTHGNLGAVQDATLPLTEGGPGDRTYLYLPLAHLLAQLIQFSTLLYGGELCYFGGRVEDIVAELAEARPTHLPSVPRLFEKVHQGVLSLAEQLHVTDEKELSDLVRAAFGGNLRWALTGGAPIAPETLDFLRAGGIQVFEGYGMTESAGVITLNHPGAVRHGTVGRPIDGCEVRIAEDGEVLARGANVFPGYHANPTGTAEALDGGGWLHTGDLGALDADGYLTITGRKKDLIITSAGKNLAPSEVELAIERSRFVSHAVMVGDRRPYPVALITVDAAEVAGKDAAAVRALVQEAVDAANARVSRPARIRAFAVLDEDFTVESGVLTPTQKVRRRAVTERYAQEIERLYESAQKAQA; from the coding sequence ATGACGGGATCCCCGGTACGACCCCCGACCCTGGCCCTCTTCGCGGAGTGGACCGCCGAGCGGTACACCTCCCACCCGGCCCTGCGCTTCCGCTCGGGCAACGGCTGGACCACCGAGACGTACGAGGACCTGCGCACCACGGTCCGACACCTGGGCCGCGCCCTGCTGTCCCGAGGCCTGCGCCCCGGCGACCGAATCGCCATCCTCGCCGAAACAAGCCCCCAGTGGACCCACACCCACCTGGCCTGCCTGGCGGCGGGCGCGGTGGTGGTGCCGATCTATCCCACGGCCGGGGAGGAGGAGGTGAAGTGGGTCCTGAAGGACTCCGGGGCGAGGTTCGCGCTATACGAGAGCGAGGAACAGGCGGACAGACTGGAGGCCCTACGGCCCGAACTCCCGGGCCTGGAAGCGGTGTGGTCCCTCAAGGGGCGCGGGGAACTGCGCGACCAGCCCAAGACGGCCCGCAGTCGAACAACAACGCATCCGGCGCAGCCAGCGTCACTGGACCACCTCCTGGCCACCGCGAACGCCGTCCGCCCAGAGGACACCGCCACCCTGGTCTACACATCCGGCACCACCGGCCCTCCCAAGGGCTGCCGCCTCACCCACGGCAACCTCGGCGCGGTCCAGGACGCCACCCTCCCCCTCACCGAGGGCGGCCCGGGCGACAGGACGTACCTCTATCTCCCCCTCGCCCACCTCCTCGCCCAGCTCATCCAGTTCTCCACGCTCCTGTACGGCGGCGAACTCTGCTACTTCGGCGGCCGCGTCGAGGACATCGTGGCGGAGCTGGCCGAGGCGCGGCCCACGCATCTCCCCTCCGTACCAAGGCTGTTCGAGAAGGTGCACCAGGGTGTGCTCTCGCTCGCCGAGCAACTCCACGTCACCGACGAGAAGGAGCTGTCCGACCTGGTCCGGGCGGCCTTCGGCGGCAACCTCCGCTGGGCGCTCACCGGCGGCGCCCCGATCGCCCCCGAGACCCTCGACTTCCTGCGGGCGGGCGGGATCCAGGTGTTCGAGGGGTACGGGATGACCGAGTCGGCCGGCGTGATCACGCTCAACCACCCCGGTGCCGTCCGCCACGGCACGGTCGGGCGCCCCATCGACGGCTGCGAGGTGAGGATCGCCGAGGACGGCGAGGTGCTGGCGCGCGGCGCGAACGTCTTCCCCGGCTACCACGCCAACCCCACCGGCACCGCGGAGGCGCTGGACGGGGGCGGCTGGCTGCACACCGGCGACCTGGGCGCCCTGGACGCTGACGGCTACCTCACCATCACCGGCCGCAAGAAGGACCTGATCATCACGTCCGCCGGGAAGAACCTCGCCCCGTCCGAGGTCGAGTTGGCCATCGAACGGTCGCGGTTCGTCTCGCACGCGGTGATGGTGGGGGACCGGCGCCCGTACCCCGTGGCCCTGATCACCGTGGACGCGGCGGAGGTCGCGGGGAAGGACGCGGCGGCCGTACGGGCCCTGGTCCAGGAGGCCGTGGACGCGGCCAACGCCCGTGTCTCGCGCCCCGCCCGCATCCGCGCCTTCGCCGTCCTGGACGAGGACTTCACGGTCGAGAGCGGGGTGCTCACACCCACCCAGAAGGTCCGCCGCCGGGCGGTGACCGAACGGTACGCGCAAGAAATAGAACGCCTGTACGAGAGCGCCCAGAAAGCCCAGGCCTGA